The following are encoded together in the Penicillium digitatum chromosome 3, complete sequence genome:
- a CDS encoding Mitochondrial carrier protein, putative, translated as MTTNGRSAPNSSQTQTQSIHINNAPNVPAAPSSDFKARLEVFSTKIPNFYIAPFCGASAGVASGIVTCPLDVIKTKLQAQGGFRRGAKEVASGVLYRGMLGSGRRIWREDGVRGLYQGLGPMLLGYLPTWAVYLAVYDRTREYFYDQTGSWWLSRGYASITAGACSTVVTNPIWVIKTRLMSQSLKQNSEGVRAPWQYTGTWDAARKMYQIEGLRSFYSGLTPALLGLTHVAIQFPLYEYLKMALTGYGIGEHPDTGSSHWAGISVATFLSKICASTVTYPHEVLRTRLQTQQRTIPAQSHEEVAFRGGLKHPHDRGRSGGISSSDGMPSRPRYNGMVRTFQTILKEEGWRAFYSGIGVNLFRAVPAAMTTMLTYEYLRKQINTLQHEGTLRIQMEEEAHRSI; from the exons ATGACTACAAACGGCCGAAGCGCTCCGAACAGCTCCCAAACCCAAACTCAATCAATCCATATCAACAATGCTCCCAATGTGCCCGCCGCACCGAGCTCTGATTTCAAAGCCCGCCTCGAAGTCTTTTCCACCAAGATACCCAACTTTTACATAGCACCTTTCTGTGGAGCCAGCGCTGGCGTGGCCTCTGGTATTGTCACATGTCCTCTTGATGTGATCAAAACGAAGCTCCAAGCCCAGGGCGGATTTCGGCGGGGAGCAAAAGAAGTTGCCTCGGGAGTGTTGTATCGTGGCATGCTAGGAAGTGGAAGGAGGATTTGGCGGGAAGATGGCGTTCGCGGTCTCTACCAGGGACTAGGTCCAATGTTGCTGGGTTATCTTCCTACCTGGGCTGTTTATCTAGCAGTCTATGACCGGACTCGTGAATATTTTTATGACCAGACAG GAAGCTGGTGGCTATCCCGCGGCTATGCTTCAATCACAGCTGGTGCATGCTCAACTGTTGTCACGAACCCTATTTGGGTAATCAAGACCAGGCTCATGTCACAAAGCCTTAAACAAAATAGTGAAGGTGTGCGAGCCCCTTGGCAATACACAGGCACATGGGATGCCGCTCGCAAGATGTATCAAATTGAGGGCCTTCGCTCCTTCTACTCTGGCCTCACCCCAGCTCTGCTGGGACTGACCCATGTGGCCATTCAATTCCCGCTTTACGAATATCTAAAGATGGCATTGACAGGATATGGTATCGGTGAGCACCCCGATACCGGTAGCTCACACTGGGCGGGAATATCCGTTGCCACTTTCCTCAGCAAGATCTGTGCAAGCACGGTCACATACCCGCACGAAGTTTTGCGGACCCGACTCCAAACGCAGCAACGGACTATTCCGGCACAATCTCACGAAGAGGTTGCGTTCCGCGGCGGATTGAAACATCCGCATGACCGCGGTCGGTCAGGTGGCATTTCCTCGTCAGATGGAATGCCTAGCCGTCCGCGTTATAATGGCATGGTGCGCACATTCCAGACAATTCTCAAGGAAGAGGGATGGCGTGCGTTTTACTCTGGGATCGGCGTCAATCTGTTCCGGGCCGTCCCGGCTGCCATGACCACTATGCTCACCTATGAATATCTGCGGAAGCAGATCAATACCTTGCAGCATGAGGGTACGCTGAGGATCcagatggaagaagaagcccaTAGATCTATTTGA
- a CDS encoding Cytochrome b-c1 complex subunit 7, whose product MSAPSLASYIVKRPWLKSWLTPLSHWYTDAAGYRRLGLKFDDLIPEESENVQKAIKRLPAKEAYDRVFRIRRAFQCSISHTLLPANEQTKPEEDIEYLSPIIREVEKEAKERADLDNLVVRK is encoded by the exons ATGTCTGCCCCTTCGCTCGCCAGTTACATCGTCAAGCGCCCGTGGCTCAAGAGCTGGCTCACCCCTCTCTCCCACTGGTACACCGATGCCGCCGGCTACAGGAGACTCGGACTCAA GTTCGATGACCTGATCCCCGAGGAGAGCGAGAATGTCCAGAAGGCCATCAAGCGTCTTCCCGCCAAGGAGGCCTACGACCGTGTCTTCCGTATCCGCCGTGCTTTCCAG TGCTCCATCTCCCACACTCTCCTTCCCGCTAACGAGCAGACCAAGCCCGAGGAG GACATCGAGTACCTTAGCCCCATCATCCGCGAGGTCgagaaagaggccaaggAGCGTGCTGACCTTGACAACCTTGTTGTCCGCAAGTAA